The Hypanus sabinus isolate sHypSab1 chromosome 5, sHypSab1.hap1, whole genome shotgun sequence genome has a segment encoding these proteins:
- the hint1 gene encoding histidine triad nucleotide-binding protein 1 — MAGGDTIFGKIIRGEIPCDFLHQDDKCIVFKDIAPQAPTHFLVVPKKPISGLSKAEDSDAELLGHLMIVAKKVAAELGLTKGYRLILNEGPDGGQSVFHIHLHVCGGRQMDWPPG; from the exons ATGGCCGGTGGGGACACTATCTTCGGCAAGATCATTCGCGGAGAAATCCCGTGCGACTTTCTCCACCAGGATGACAAG TGTATTGTTTTCAAAGATATTGCACCACAAGCTCCAACACATTTTCTAGTCGTTCCCAAAAAGCCTATATCTGGGTTGTCCAAAGCAGAAGATTCTGATGCAGAG CTTCTGGGACACCTGATGATTGTTGCTAAAAAGGTTGCAGCAGAGTTGGGCTTAACAAAGGGATACCGACTTATTCTTAATGAAGGCCCAGACGGCGGCCAGTCTGTCTTCCATATCCATCTGCACGTTTGTGGTGGGCGTCAAATGGACTGGCCACCTGGTTAG